In the genome of Pseudoglutamicibacter cumminsii, one region contains:
- the nadC gene encoding carboxylating nicotinate-nucleotide diphosphorylase, producing the protein MAFNDDAVAGLPADARQIVAGALEEDAPYGDITCRTFVDADSVIDAVVRAREAGVMAGGEVFAEVMRQAADRVGTLAGRGRETSVIQVRQLVAGGETFDAGDVLISVSGPAHAVLLGERVGLNLLQRMCAIATVTRAYVDAAQAGRSSGGFDGVVRVADTRKTTPGLRSLERLAVRCGGGFNHRWGLSDAVMLKDNHVSLLGDDEELTRNLLRGKERLGHTTHFEVEVDHPDQIEPVLAAGVDTIMLDNFDNDALAAGVRQVAGRAYVEASGNVNLETIGAIAATGVDVISVGALTHAVSNLDLGLDAVFADSVGADAESDGAGAVSG; encoded by the coding sequence TTGGCTTTTAATGACGATGCTGTAGCTGGCTTGCCGGCGGATGCTCGCCAGATAGTCGCGGGGGCTTTGGAAGAGGACGCCCCGTACGGGGACATCACGTGTCGCACGTTCGTTGATGCGGACTCGGTGATCGACGCTGTGGTGCGGGCCCGAGAGGCCGGGGTCATGGCTGGCGGCGAGGTCTTCGCCGAGGTCATGCGCCAGGCCGCTGATCGTGTTGGAACGCTGGCCGGGCGCGGCCGCGAAACTAGCGTCATCCAGGTGCGCCAGCTTGTTGCTGGTGGTGAGACCTTCGATGCTGGCGATGTGCTGATCTCGGTTTCGGGGCCAGCGCACGCGGTTCTGCTCGGTGAACGCGTTGGCCTCAACCTTCTCCAGCGCATGTGTGCCATCGCTACCGTGACGCGCGCTTACGTTGACGCAGCGCAAGCGGGGCGGTCAAGCGGTGGTTTCGACGGCGTCGTGCGTGTTGCTGACACACGCAAGACCACCCCGGGGCTACGCTCGCTCGAACGGCTTGCGGTGCGCTGCGGTGGCGGATTCAACCATCGATGGGGCTTGTCGGACGCCGTGATGCTTAAGGACAACCACGTGAGCCTCTTGGGTGATGATGAGGAGCTGACCCGGAATCTGCTGCGGGGCAAGGAACGGCTGGGTCACACTACGCATTTCGAGGTCGAGGTGGATCATCCGGACCAGATCGAGCCTGTGCTCGCGGCGGGCGTGGACACCATCATGCTCGACAACTTCGATAATGATGCGCTCGCTGCGGGCGTCCGGCAGGTAGCTGGCCGCGCGTATGTAGAAGCGAGCGGGAACGTGAACTTAGAAACCATCGGGGCTATTGCGGCGACGGGCGTCGATGTGATCTCGGTCGGCGCTTTGACGCACGCGGTTTCGAACCTGGACCTCGGCCTGGATGCGGTGTTCGCGGATTCGGTCGGTGCTGACGCTGAATCGGATGGTGCCGGTGCTGTATCTGGATGA
- a CDS encoding aminotransferase class V-fold PLP-dependent enzyme — MLTLNRMVPVLYLDEAASAPQSAESLRHHIAWLQQGIGNPASVHAAGASMRSGLVSARSLIARGLKVAESSVVFTSGGTEANAMAVTGLARAARDTQPERTRILVSAIEHSSVLTPARDVAVREGFSLEEIPVNFRGLLDVDALAAMLDERVALVAVMAVNNEVGSVQPIEAVARLARDTGAAVVCDAVAAPVPLMPGLVAHCDALTFAGHKFGGPTGTGALVLAGNVTNARGFVPMLPGSQENGLRAGTPNVPGLMGMAAAFSEKLTAGPAEGETPAEQLKRVVREHAGDEVVVLGPDTPQDSSPSIAMFLFPRVNGEAMLIELEHRGVVCSSGSACHAGSTEPSRVLTAMGIGAAQARTSVRMSIGRRLSQEEEATLGTAVAESLASLVPMPG, encoded by the coding sequence GTGCTGACGCTGAATCGGATGGTGCCGGTGCTGTATCTGGATGAGGCGGCCTCGGCGCCGCAGTCCGCTGAGTCGTTGCGGCACCACATCGCGTGGCTTCAGCAAGGAATCGGCAACCCGGCGAGCGTCCACGCGGCCGGTGCTTCGATGCGGTCCGGCCTTGTTTCTGCCCGTTCGCTCATTGCGCGAGGTCTCAAGGTTGCGGAGAGCTCTGTCGTGTTTACTTCGGGAGGGACTGAGGCGAACGCGATGGCCGTCACGGGCCTCGCACGTGCCGCGCGTGACACCCAGCCGGAACGCACGCGAATCCTCGTTTCAGCCATCGAGCATTCCTCGGTCCTGACCCCGGCCCGGGATGTGGCCGTGCGTGAAGGTTTCTCTCTCGAGGAGATCCCGGTGAACTTCCGCGGGCTGCTCGACGTTGACGCTCTGGCCGCGATGCTCGATGAGCGGGTCGCGTTAGTCGCCGTTATGGCTGTCAATAACGAGGTCGGCAGCGTGCAACCGATCGAGGCCGTGGCCCGGCTCGCGCGTGATACTGGTGCCGCTGTGGTGTGCGATGCTGTCGCGGCTCCGGTGCCGCTCATGCCGGGGCTGGTGGCTCACTGTGACGCTTTGACGTTTGCGGGTCATAAGTTCGGTGGGCCTACGGGAACTGGCGCGTTGGTTCTGGCCGGGAACGTTACGAATGCGCGCGGATTCGTACCGATGCTGCCGGGTTCGCAAGAGAACGGATTGCGGGCAGGAACGCCGAACGTTCCCGGCCTGATGGGTATGGCGGCTGCGTTCTCTGAGAAGCTCACGGCTGGTCCGGCGGAAGGAGAAACCCCTGCCGAACAACTTAAACGCGTTGTCCGTGAGCACGCCGGTGACGAGGTTGTGGTGCTCGGCCCTGATACGCCTCAGGACAGCTCCCCCAGCATCGCAATGTTTCTTTTCCCGCGCGTCAACGGTGAGGCGATGCTGATTGAACTCGAACACCGCGGCGTCGTGTGCTCGAGCGGCTCGGCGTGCCACGCGGGATCAACCGAACCATCGCGCGTTCTCACTGCCATGGGGATCGGCGCGGCGCAGGCACGAACGTCCGTGCGCATGAGCATCGGCCGTCGACTCAGCCAGGAAGAGGAAGCGACCCTAGGTACCGCAGTTGCGGAGTCTCTCGCATCGCTTGTGCCTATGCCTGGCTAG
- a CDS encoding glycerol-3-phosphate dehydrogenase/oxidase produces the protein MRSDKKTADGAPAVRESIIRESITRIAERPETDVLIIGGGINGAATARELALQGVDVVLAEANDFAYGASGASSHMIHGGIRYLEYGEFRLVKESVQERNRLLHHAAHRVRPLPTFVPLRTTFTGIMNAPLRFLIKDYQGAPAERGALMIKAGLMLYDAYSRATRKAAGLKRHSFLMGRKAVRRAFPELRPDTRYVAQYQDAQVESPERLIIDLLSEAEDYGARVANQLGVTGHESGTGTSGAVTLTDQLTGRDIEVKPRIIINTSGNWVDLTNRALGHETNFMGGTKGAHLVLNHPALLEACRGGEILFEHKDGRIVLICPLADRVLVGTTDLPAQAGEVPECSDEEYDYLLDLVQDMFPNIPITREHVVHTFAGVRPLPRSNANATGAITRDHHIVHLNHASGSTRGGIPLMCLVGGKFTTFRAVGEQLSDHVLDHLDRERTKTTRGRDVKGMIRRYDPTEDCEKVVGEYAPALVERYGSYANEVAEFIAELIGTGADPDATQPLTHARGLLRGEVAWMAQREHATSAEDILRRRTNLRFNGEANDAVVSEVEALLKSMSC, from the coding sequence ATGCGTTCAGACAAGAAGACAGCTGATGGCGCTCCGGCGGTTCGCGAATCGATCATTCGCGAATCGATCACCCGGATCGCTGAGCGGCCAGAAACCGATGTCTTGATTATCGGCGGCGGAATCAACGGAGCCGCAACGGCTCGTGAGCTAGCGCTTCAAGGCGTTGACGTTGTGCTCGCTGAAGCCAACGACTTCGCTTACGGTGCGAGCGGGGCATCCAGCCACATGATCCACGGCGGAATCCGCTACCTCGAGTACGGCGAGTTCCGGCTGGTCAAAGAGTCGGTGCAGGAACGCAACCGCCTGCTTCACCATGCCGCTCACCGTGTGCGCCCGCTACCAACCTTCGTGCCGCTGCGGACAACTTTCACGGGCATCATGAACGCTCCGCTGCGCTTCCTCATCAAGGATTACCAAGGTGCTCCGGCCGAGCGCGGTGCCCTCATGATCAAAGCTGGGCTTATGCTCTACGACGCGTATTCGAGGGCGACGAGGAAAGCCGCCGGCCTCAAGCGCCACTCGTTCCTGATGGGTCGCAAGGCCGTGCGGCGCGCATTCCCGGAACTGCGGCCCGACACGCGTTACGTCGCTCAGTATCAGGACGCCCAGGTAGAAAGCCCTGAGCGCCTCATCATCGATCTGTTGAGCGAGGCCGAGGATTACGGGGCCCGCGTTGCGAACCAGCTTGGGGTGACTGGTCACGAGTCCGGCACGGGTACGTCTGGCGCTGTAACGCTGACCGATCAGCTCACTGGACGCGACATCGAGGTCAAGCCCCGCATCATCATCAACACGTCCGGCAACTGGGTTGACCTCACCAACCGCGCGCTCGGTCACGAAACGAATTTCATGGGCGGCACCAAGGGTGCGCACCTCGTGCTCAACCATCCGGCACTGCTTGAGGCGTGCCGCGGCGGCGAGATTCTCTTCGAACATAAAGACGGCCGGATTGTGCTGATCTGCCCGCTCGCGGACCGCGTGCTCGTCGGCACGACGGACCTACCGGCCCAGGCTGGGGAAGTACCCGAGTGCTCGGACGAGGAATACGACTACTTGCTCGATCTGGTGCAAGACATGTTCCCGAACATCCCGATCACGAGGGAACACGTCGTGCACACGTTCGCCGGCGTGCGGCCTTTGCCGCGATCCAACGCCAACGCAACCGGCGCGATCACACGCGACCACCACATCGTGCACCTGAACCATGCCTCCGGCTCAACCCGCGGCGGAATCCCGCTCATGTGCCTTGTGGGCGGGAAGTTCACGACGTTCCGCGCGGTCGGGGAGCAACTGAGCGACCACGTCCTCGATCACCTTGACCGCGAGCGCACGAAAACAACCCGCGGCAGGGACGTCAAAGGAATGATCCGCCGATACGATCCCACCGAGGATTGCGAGAAGGTCGTGGGCGAGTACGCACCAGCGCTGGTTGAACGCTACGGTTCCTACGCGAACGAGGTGGCAGAGTTCATCGCGGAGCTCATCGGCACAGGGGCGGATCCCGATGCGACGCAACCGTTGACCCACGCGCGTGGGCTCCTCAGGGGAGAGGTCGCGTGGATGGCTCAGCGCGAACACGCCACGAGCGCCGAAGACATCCTGCGGCGACGCACCAACCTGCGCTTCAACGGAGAAGCGAACGATGCGGTGGTCAGCGAGGTCGAAGCGCTCCTGAAATCGATGAGCTGCTGA
- a CDS encoding alpha/beta fold hydrolase, which produces MSKDSIAKHPYPASIPLAERPLDDDRDSLYFDLNVHGSRMRTWVYPAVKATSSTRTFLAIHGFRGDHHGLRRVINAMPEHTWVVPDLPGYGVSTPFGSSHVHDDSQARHTAHGFHAVIDALIDVLELSPDTVLLGHSFGSVVTSTYMAAKPGRFARLILVNPISEPPLAGRHIVLTQATRLLYELGTRVPARWRTAVLSSPALVDGATITMTTSKDRATRDYIRHQHRAYMSGFASPEVLLETYESSVRTTVLDAAADVDAPTLLIAGAGDPLGTVASQTALEALFPNARLVMIPRVGHLIHYETPQTAAQAMRDWLSGSPTAR; this is translated from the coding sequence GTGAGTAAGGACAGCATCGCGAAGCACCCGTATCCGGCCTCAATCCCGCTTGCCGAGCGGCCGCTCGACGATGACCGGGACTCGCTGTACTTCGATCTCAACGTCCATGGATCGCGGATGCGCACGTGGGTCTACCCTGCCGTGAAAGCCACCTCCAGCACCCGAACGTTCCTCGCGATCCACGGTTTCCGCGGAGACCACCACGGCTTGCGTCGCGTGATCAACGCGATGCCAGAACACACGTGGGTCGTGCCTGATCTCCCCGGCTACGGCGTCTCCACGCCGTTCGGCAGCAGCCATGTTCACGACGACAGCCAAGCTCGACACACGGCGCACGGCTTCCATGCGGTGATCGATGCGCTCATCGACGTCCTCGAACTCAGCCCTGACACCGTTCTGCTCGGGCACTCGTTCGGTTCCGTCGTGACATCGACGTACATGGCGGCCAAGCCTGGACGTTTTGCGCGCCTCATTCTTGTCAACCCGATCTCCGAGCCGCCACTCGCCGGCCGCCACATCGTGCTGACCCAAGCCACTCGCCTGCTCTACGAGCTCGGAACCCGCGTTCCAGCCCGTTGGCGCACCGCGGTCCTCAGCTCGCCAGCGCTCGTCGACGGCGCAACCATCACCATGACTACAAGCAAAGACCGCGCAACGCGCGACTACATCCGCCACCAGCATCGGGCATATATGAGCGGCTTCGCAAGCCCGGAAGTGCTGCTGGAAACCTATGAGTCCTCGGTTCGTACCACGGTGCTCGATGCGGCGGCAGATGTCGATGCGCCCACGCTACTGATTGCAGGGGCTGGAGATCCGCTGGGCACAGTCGCAAGCCAGACCGCGCTTGAAGCGCTCTTCCCGAACGCCCGGCTGGTCATGATCCCTCGCGTCGGGCATTTGATCCACTACGAGACGCCACAAACTGCGGCGCAGGCAATGAGGGATTGGCTGTCAGGCTCGCCTACAGCTCGCTAG
- a CDS encoding primosomal protein PriA, giving the protein MLTDSPDGVLFDASQFGFSPGVKDAQPAKRASKTPRIGADEYADQLPYARVLVDTPVPHLDRLFDYAVLKNQDSDAVPGARVRVVFGGRRVNGYIVERAADCDPEVTPRPLMTVYSPLPVLSAAVLRLSEAVAERYAGTLADVVKSAVAPRVARIEKEPWPGPVALPVVDPKTQAWAVSWAPEDPDAWLTSALTAGESPRAVVTVTPGDVVAQAVSRDLGSPGDAQHRLEGWAVRLATAAAATLASGRGSVLVVPDARDLDTLSKALDAVVGQHAYARLSADDGPSPRYRSFLEVVTGQRRIVAGTRSAAFAPVWGLGLVAMWDDHDDSHVEQRAPYHHAREVLLLRAQESGCAAIFASFARSSEAQRLVETGWARELAAERSLLRDCTPWVRATSDSYESERDPIFHSVRLPRLAFEVARKALESGPVLVQVARTGFIPLLRCQRCRMPARCRQCQGPLQFLGSHDPAPTCGWCGTIERAFSCAECDGRQLRAGHVGAQRTVEEFGRAFPGVPLVRATGADAVHHVDAKPQLVIATPGAEPLVDGGYAAALLLDADAMLASSGLRSGENVAHRWFAAAALVRGRQDGGEVVLTGHPSPQGRALVRWDPSGLAAQELAERSEVGLPPAVRSASLTGPREVVNQFCSDMQAVDGVRAVGPTPVADGSDDAEQRWLLFFDYASGPKVTHALRRRKVLGSLRRDPKVMVRVDDPSEL; this is encoded by the coding sequence ATGTTGACTGATTCGCCTGATGGCGTTTTGTTCGACGCCTCCCAGTTTGGTTTTTCGCCTGGTGTCAAGGACGCCCAGCCGGCTAAGCGAGCGTCGAAAACGCCTCGGATCGGCGCTGATGAGTACGCTGATCAGCTTCCTTACGCCCGGGTTTTGGTCGATACCCCGGTTCCGCATCTCGATCGACTCTTCGATTACGCGGTCTTGAAGAATCAGGATTCCGATGCGGTTCCTGGCGCCCGCGTGCGTGTCGTCTTCGGTGGGCGGCGGGTCAACGGGTACATCGTTGAGCGGGCCGCCGACTGTGATCCCGAGGTGACGCCGCGTCCGCTCATGACGGTCTACTCGCCGTTGCCTGTTCTGTCGGCTGCGGTTTTGCGGCTGTCGGAGGCGGTTGCTGAACGTTATGCAGGTACGCTTGCTGACGTCGTGAAGTCGGCTGTGGCTCCGAGGGTTGCCCGGATCGAGAAGGAGCCGTGGCCGGGGCCGGTGGCGTTGCCCGTTGTGGACCCGAAGACTCAAGCGTGGGCGGTATCGTGGGCGCCTGAGGATCCCGATGCATGGCTCACCTCAGCCTTGACGGCTGGGGAATCTCCGCGCGCGGTCGTTACTGTCACACCGGGTGATGTAGTTGCGCAAGCGGTGTCTCGCGATCTGGGCTCACCCGGTGACGCCCAACATCGGCTTGAGGGGTGGGCCGTCCGCTTGGCAACAGCTGCGGCGGCAACGCTGGCTTCGGGGCGGGGAAGCGTCCTCGTAGTTCCGGATGCACGCGATCTAGATACGTTGTCCAAAGCGCTCGATGCGGTTGTGGGCCAGCATGCTTATGCGCGTCTTTCCGCTGATGATGGCCCGAGCCCTCGGTATCGCTCGTTTCTTGAGGTAGTGACGGGACAACGCCGAATTGTTGCAGGAACGCGTTCGGCGGCGTTCGCACCTGTGTGGGGCCTCGGCCTGGTCGCGATGTGGGACGACCACGATGATTCGCACGTTGAGCAACGCGCTCCGTATCATCACGCCCGCGAGGTTCTGCTGTTGCGCGCGCAAGAGTCAGGGTGTGCTGCTATTTTCGCGTCCTTTGCACGCAGTTCTGAGGCTCAACGTCTGGTCGAAACCGGGTGGGCCCGAGAGCTTGCGGCTGAACGTTCGCTCCTGCGGGATTGCACCCCGTGGGTCAGGGCAACATCGGATAGCTACGAGTCCGAGCGAGACCCTATTTTCCATTCGGTTCGGCTTCCGCGTTTGGCTTTCGAGGTAGCCCGCAAGGCTCTCGAATCGGGACCGGTCTTGGTTCAGGTCGCCCGCACAGGGTTCATCCCGTTGTTGCGGTGTCAACGTTGCCGTATGCCGGCGAGGTGCCGGCAGTGCCAGGGTCCTCTGCAGTTCTTGGGGTCGCATGATCCCGCTCCAACATGCGGCTGGTGCGGGACGATCGAGCGCGCCTTTTCGTGTGCTGAGTGCGACGGGCGTCAGTTGCGTGCGGGCCACGTGGGCGCCCAGCGCACAGTCGAGGAGTTCGGCCGCGCGTTCCCTGGTGTTCCGTTGGTTCGCGCAACAGGGGCCGATGCGGTGCACCACGTAGACGCTAAACCTCAGTTGGTGATTGCGACGCCGGGCGCTGAGCCGCTCGTAGACGGCGGTTATGCGGCCGCGTTGCTTCTGGACGCGGATGCGATGCTGGCTTCCAGTGGTTTGCGTTCGGGGGAGAACGTGGCTCACCGTTGGTTTGCTGCCGCGGCCTTGGTGCGTGGTCGTCAGGACGGTGGTGAGGTAGTCCTCACGGGGCATCCGTCGCCTCAAGGTAGGGCTTTGGTGCGCTGGGATCCGTCTGGACTGGCTGCGCAGGAGCTCGCTGAGCGTTCGGAAGTGGGTTTGCCTCCCGCTGTTCGTTCGGCCTCGCTGACGGGTCCGCGCGAAGTGGTCAATCAGTTCTGTTCCGATATGCAGGCAGTCGATGGGGTCCGGGCCGTCGGGCCGACGCCCGTTGCCGACGGATCGGATGATGCCGAGCAACGTTGGCTTCTCTTCTTCGATTACGCATCCGGACCCAAGGTGACCCACGCTCTGCGGAGGCGTAAGGTTTTGGGGTCGCTCCGGCGTGACCCCAAGGTCATGGTTCGTGTGGATGACCCTAGCGAGCTGTAG
- the metK gene encoding methionine adenosyltransferase produces the protein MFTSDHLRLFTSESVTEGHPDKICDQISDAILDALLAKDPESRVAVETLTTTGLVQVAGEVTTDAYVEIPEIVRETILDLGYDSSANGFDGARCGVNISIGQQSQEISSGVFSSLEQRLGKAKDPRDIQGAGDQGIMFGYATNENDSFMPTPIHLAHRLSQQLTRVRRDGVLPGLRPDGKTQVTIGYDGDKPVSIESVVVSSQHAEDYDLVSVQSDLHDYVVKPVLATEELDSSESEILLNPSGKFIIGGPVGDAGLTGRKIIVDTYGGFARHGGGAFSGKDPSKVDRSAAYAARWVAKNVVAAGLADRAEIQVAYAIGQAAPVGLYVETFGTSQEDPVKIASAIREVFDLRPLGIIEDLNLKRPIYRKTAAHGHFGRPDPDFTWENLDRVDALKSYFNL, from the coding sequence ATGTTTACTTCTGATCACCTACGCCTTTTCACTTCGGAGTCTGTGACCGAGGGGCACCCGGATAAAATCTGCGACCAGATTTCTGACGCGATCTTGGACGCTCTTCTGGCCAAGGACCCTGAGTCCCGCGTGGCTGTTGAAACGTTGACGACGACGGGCCTGGTTCAGGTTGCGGGTGAAGTCACGACGGACGCGTACGTTGAGATCCCGGAGATCGTTCGCGAGACCATCCTTGATTTGGGCTACGACTCGTCCGCCAACGGTTTCGACGGTGCTCGATGCGGCGTCAATATCTCGATCGGTCAGCAGTCCCAGGAGATTTCTTCTGGCGTGTTCTCTTCGCTTGAACAGCGTCTCGGCAAGGCTAAGGATCCACGTGATATCCAGGGTGCCGGCGACCAGGGCATCATGTTCGGTTACGCGACCAACGAGAACGATTCGTTCATGCCGACCCCGATCCACTTGGCGCACCGTCTCTCGCAGCAGTTGACGCGTGTGCGCCGTGACGGCGTACTGCCGGGCTTGCGGCCTGACGGCAAGACGCAGGTCACGATCGGTTATGACGGTGACAAGCCGGTTTCGATCGAGTCGGTTGTGGTTTCGAGCCAGCACGCAGAGGACTACGACCTCGTATCGGTTCAGTCCGATCTGCATGACTACGTCGTCAAGCCTGTATTGGCTACCGAGGAGCTGGATTCATCCGAGTCGGAGATCCTGCTGAACCCTTCGGGCAAGTTCATTATTGGTGGCCCGGTCGGTGACGCTGGTCTGACTGGCCGCAAGATCATCGTTGATACCTACGGTGGTTTTGCCCGCCACGGCGGTGGCGCGTTCTCGGGTAAGGACCCTTCGAAGGTTGACCGCTCGGCTGCGTATGCTGCCCGCTGGGTTGCGAAGAACGTTGTGGCAGCTGGTTTGGCTGACCGCGCTGAAATCCAGGTCGCTTACGCCATTGGTCAGGCAGCTCCGGTGGGTCTGTACGTTGAGACGTTCGGCACCTCGCAGGAGGATCCGGTCAAGATCGCCTCGGCGATTCGTGAGGTCTTCGATCTGCGTCCGCTCGGCATCATCGAGGATCTCAACCTCAAGCGTCCGATCTACCGCAAGACTGCAGCGCACGGCCACTTCGGCCGGCCTGACCCTGATTTCACGTGGGAGAACCTGGACCGCGTCGACGCACTCAAGTCCTACTTCAACCTGTGA
- the coaBC gene encoding bifunctional phosphopantothenoylcysteine decarboxylase/phosphopantothenate--cysteine ligase CoaBC, with the protein MARIVVGVGGGIAAYKVPGLVREFTEAGHHVDVIPTKSTLNFVGAATWEALSHNPVRTSVFEAVDSVNHVRLGQEADLVVVAPATADLLARVATGRADDLLTATILTATAPVYMAPAMHTEMWQNAATQANVATLRSRGVHVPDPAVGRLTGKDTGPGRLEEISVIAREALALIDRPVPLAGVRAVVSAGGTREPLDPVRFLGNRSSGRQGVALAEALRDAGAEVELVAANIEVPAPDGVEVTAVTTAYDLERVMRDAAAEADVVVMAAAVADFRPKEYVDSKIKKNPADDSAPVIELVRNPDILKGLVEDRRARAQRNDESSAATEQGLLPRIIVGFAAETGDKNGSVLEYGRAKLERKGADLLVVNEVSETRGFGTPDNTVAVLAADGSDAGEFSGSKREVADFVVDAIAARFHQ; encoded by the coding sequence ATGGCTCGGATTGTCGTCGGAGTTGGCGGCGGTATCGCTGCGTATAAGGTCCCTGGCTTGGTGCGCGAATTCACTGAGGCTGGACATCACGTTGACGTGATCCCGACGAAGTCAACGCTGAATTTTGTTGGTGCCGCAACGTGGGAGGCGCTATCCCACAATCCTGTGCGTACCTCCGTGTTCGAAGCTGTCGACAGCGTCAATCATGTTCGACTTGGCCAGGAAGCTGACCTCGTGGTCGTGGCTCCAGCCACCGCGGATCTGTTGGCTCGTGTCGCTACTGGCCGTGCTGATGATTTGCTGACCGCTACGATCCTCACAGCAACCGCGCCCGTGTATATGGCGCCGGCAATGCATACCGAGATGTGGCAGAACGCCGCCACTCAAGCGAATGTCGCAACCTTGCGGAGCCGCGGTGTCCATGTACCAGACCCGGCTGTTGGTCGCCTCACGGGCAAGGACACCGGGCCTGGCCGGCTCGAAGAGATTTCGGTCATTGCCCGCGAAGCCCTCGCGCTCATCGACCGGCCGGTGCCGCTTGCTGGTGTGCGTGCTGTCGTCAGCGCTGGCGGTACTCGCGAGCCTTTGGATCCCGTACGTTTCTTGGGTAACCGCTCATCCGGACGCCAGGGTGTGGCTCTGGCTGAGGCATTGCGTGACGCGGGGGCTGAGGTTGAACTCGTGGCCGCCAACATCGAAGTTCCAGCTCCCGATGGCGTAGAGGTCACTGCTGTGACGACGGCCTATGATCTGGAGCGGGTTATGCGCGATGCGGCCGCAGAAGCTGATGTGGTTGTCATGGCCGCCGCTGTTGCCGATTTCCGGCCGAAAGAATACGTGGACAGCAAGATCAAGAAGAACCCAGCCGATGATTCGGCGCCTGTGATCGAGTTGGTCCGTAACCCAGATATTTTGAAGGGTCTGGTAGAAGATCGGCGTGCTCGTGCTCAACGTAACGACGAGAGCAGCGCTGCGACCGAGCAAGGTCTTCTGCCTCGCATCATCGTTGGTTTTGCAGCAGAGACCGGCGATAAGAACGGCAGTGTTCTCGAATACGGTCGTGCCAAGCTCGAGCGCAAGGGCGCCGACCTGCTTGTTGTGAACGAGGTGTCCGAGACTCGAGGTTTCGGTACGCCTGATAACACCGTCGCTGTTTTGGCTGCTGACGGATCTGATGCCGGTGAGTTCTCCGGCTCTAAACGCGAAGTCGCTGATTTTGTTGTGGATGCGATTGCTGCCAGGTTTCATCAATGA
- the rpoZ gene encoding DNA-directed RNA polymerase subunit omega yields the protein MSEELPGITDPSIDELLTHVDSKYALVINAAKRARQINAYYSQLHEGLFEYVGPLVDTQPNEKPLSIALREYNEGLLEVKPLKESKPAAE from the coding sequence GTGTCTGAAGAACTGCCAGGTATCACCGATCCATCGATCGATGAACTGCTGACCCACGTTGACTCGAAGTACGCGCTGGTCATCAACGCAGCCAAGCGTGCACGTCAGATCAACGCCTACTATTCGCAGCTGCACGAGGGACTGTTCGAATACGTTGGTCCGCTCGTTGACACCCAGCCAAACGAGAAGCCGCTTTCGATCGCTCTGCGCGAATACAACGAAGGCCTTCTCGAAGTGAAGCCTCTCAAAGAGTCCAAGCCTGCTGCTGAGTAA
- the gmk gene encoding guanylate kinase, giving the protein MAQPETKPNPARVTVLAGPTAVGKGTVSTFIRENYPEVWLSVSATTRDPRPGEVDGVHYQFVSPDEFRRMIDAGEMLEYAVVHGQNTYGTPRASVDAAVADGKHVLLEIDLQGARQIRETLPEARFVFLAPPSWDELVARLIGRGTESEEEQARRLETAKKELAAESEFDHTIVNDEVERAAAELVRIMGIDPTH; this is encoded by the coding sequence ATGGCACAGCCTGAAACCAAACCCAACCCAGCACGGGTCACGGTGCTGGCTGGCCCGACGGCGGTCGGCAAAGGTACCGTCTCGACGTTCATCCGGGAGAACTATCCAGAAGTGTGGCTTTCAGTGTCGGCGACGACCCGCGATCCACGCCCAGGCGAGGTCGACGGCGTGCATTATCAGTTCGTTTCACCTGACGAGTTCCGCCGCATGATCGATGCCGGGGAAATGCTGGAGTACGCGGTCGTTCACGGCCAGAACACGTACGGAACCCCGCGCGCTTCAGTCGATGCAGCGGTTGCTGACGGCAAGCACGTTCTGCTGGAGATCGATCTGCAGGGTGCACGCCAGATCCGCGAAACCCTGCCCGAAGCACGCTTCGTGTTCCTCGCCCCACCGTCGTGGGATGAACTGGTTGCCCGGCTGATTGGCCGCGGGACTGAGAGCGAAGAAGAACAAGCTCGCCGACTTGAGACCGCGAAAAAGGAACTCGCAGCTGAATCGGAATTCGATCACACCATCGTCAACGACGAAGTTGAGCGTGCGGCCGCCGAGCTCGTGCGGATCATGGGTATCGATCCGACCCACTGA